From the Candidatus Deferrimicrobiaceae bacterium genome, the window CAAAAGCGAGGATAGCGGCTTTACCTACGATGACTTCTTGGCCGGGATCATCGGGAAGTGCATGCCCGAATATGGCGAAACGATCCGTTTGCTCGACGTCGCCTCCGGCACCGGTCATTACCTCAAGGCGGCCAGGGAGAGCGGAGCGTTCTCCTGCGGCGTGGACCTTTCCCTCTATGCCTGCCGGATGGCGAGGGAAAGGGACCTTTCCGTCTTCCAGGCCGATGCGGAATGCCTTCCATTCAAAAACGACGCATTCGACGTGGTGGTCTGCCTCCAACTCCTGGAGCACACGATTTACCCGGAAAAGGTGATCGCCGAGATCAGCCGCGTGCTGAGGCCTGGTGGCTCCCTGTTTCTCTCTGCGCCGAATATGCTGGGAAGCAACCGTCTCAGCCGGTCGCTCAGGGGAATCAAATGGTTTTTTTCCGGTAGGGTCAAGGATCTGAAGACGCTCCCCGAAGGGATCGTGGAGGAGTGGGAGCGGGCCGTGGAGCCCTCCTCCGTAAACGACATGGACGCCTGCAACCGGTCCAACGTCTTTCAGGCGTTCAACCTCTTGAGGATGAACGACCTGCGCGTGGAACACGTCGACACGTTGCGGCACCCCCTCAAGTACAGTCCTCGGCAGTACGCGTGGGCGAAAGCGGGTCAGAGAATCCCGCTGATCAAGTACACTGGCATCAATTTCAAGATTATTGCCAGGAAACGGTGATGTGCGGGATTCTCGGCTACTCCCTCGATCCCTCCGACGACGCCCGGGGCCTGGATCCGGCGACCGGCCTGGACACGCTGGGAAGGCGCGGCCCGGACGGCAGGGGGCGTTATGCCGAGGAGCGCGTCTGGCTCGGCCACACCCGGCTCTCCATCATCGACCTGTCCACTGGCGACCAGCCGATGGCGAACGAGGACGGTTCCCTGCAGATCGTTTTCAACGGGGAGATCTACAACTATGTCGAACTCCGGAAGGAACTGATCGACAAGGGGCATAGATTCGGGACGACGAGTGACACGGAGGTCATCCTCCACCTGTACGAGGAGCACGGCTCGGGCTGCCTCGCCCACTTGAGGGGAATGTTCGCCTTCGCCCTCTGGGACCGGCGACAGGGGATCCTGTTTCTGGCGCGGGACCGGATGGGGGTCAAGCCCCTTGTCTACCACGAGGGGCCGAGGGGGTTCTCCTTCGCTTCGGAGATCCAGGCGCTGTTCGCCCTGGACCGGGAGATCCCGAGGGAATGCGACCTTCCCGCCCTCGACCATTACCTGACCCTCCAGTACATCCCTTCCCCCATGACGGCGTTTCGGGCGGTGCGAAAGCTTTCCCCGGCGCACTACCTGATCGTCAAGGACGGCAGGATCCGAAGCGTGAACCGCTATTGGGATATTCCGTACGATCGCCTCGATCCGCGCCTTTCCTTCCCCGATGCCTGCGAGCGGATGAGGGAGATCTTCCTGGAGGCGACCCGGATCCGGCTGCGCAGCGACGTTCCCTTCGGCGCCTTTCTCAGTGGAGGGATCGACTCGAGCATCGTCGTCGCCGCGATGAGCAGAATTCTCGGGGAACCGGTCAGGACGTTCTCGGTCGGCTTCGGGGTCAAGGGGTACGATGAACTCGGGCGGGCGAAGGAGGTTGCCCTTGCCTGCGCGACCGAACACACGGAGTTCCGTGTGGAGGCGAACGTCCTCGAGGTGATCCCGGAGGCGATCCGGGCATTCGGCGAACCGTTCGGTGACTCCTCGATCATCCCGACGTATTACCTATCGAAGATGACTTCGAAACACGTCAAGGTAGCCTTGACCGGCGATGGCGGGGACGAGACGTTCGCCGGGTACAAGCGTTTCCGGCAGC encodes:
- a CDS encoding methyltransferase domain-containing protein is translated as MDPDKSKEILKILYTQSKPYHDLIAKSEDSGFTYDDFLAGIIGKCMPEYGETIRLLDVASGTGHYLKAARESGAFSCGVDLSLYACRMARERDLSVFQADAECLPFKNDAFDVVVCLQLLEHTIYPEKVIAEISRVLRPGGSLFLSAPNMLGSNRLSRSLRGIKWFFSGRVKDLKTLPEGIVEEWERAVEPSSVNDMDACNRSNVFQAFNLLRMNDLRVEHVDTLRHPLKYSPRQYAWAKAGQRIPLIKYTGINFKIIARKR
- the asnB gene encoding asparagine synthase (glutamine-hydrolyzing) → MCGILGYSLDPSDDARGLDPATGLDTLGRRGPDGRGRYAEERVWLGHTRLSIIDLSTGDQPMANEDGSLQIVFNGEIYNYVELRKELIDKGHRFGTTSDTEVILHLYEEHGSGCLAHLRGMFAFALWDRRQGILFLARDRMGVKPLVYHEGPRGFSFASEIQALFALDREIPRECDLPALDHYLTLQYIPSPMTAFRAVRKLSPAHYLIVKDGRIRSVNRYWDIPYDRLDPRLSFPDACERMREIFLEATRIRLRSDVPFGAFLSGGIDSSIVVAAMSRILGEPVRTFSVGFGVKGYDELGRAKEVALACATEHTEFRVEANVLEVIPEAIRAFGEPFGDSSIIPTYYLSKMTSKHVKVALTGDGGDETFAGYKRFRQLMFIERLERLRLLGAWKAVRRLGLWSERMVNPRRRDKAFPLTREDKALFLAGVERYAGFVSLYNAADKEALYGPLLRETRGDVAGYWKDRSGDTEGLSRYLYREQTGFLPEDVLCKVDICSMLNSLECRSPLLDHVLVEFAASLPGEYKLRGKEGKFIFRKTFGDWFRPGFFDAPKVGFAAPTHVWLKGELGDLCRNEILTSRPLGRLLKRDAVVELFHDVESNHKKIWNLFMLSQWFPAFRVDI